The DNA window GCAagaacaaggttacagagcattaccgaagtttacaaaaCAAATAGATAGAAATTTCACATCATATAGTATTGTCCCTTATatcagccctcgaggcccaaaatacatattaaaatcaagtcgggactaaatcaggtactcaaagaattttttgaaaaacattaaaattttttcaaagttgcaggggacacacggccgtgtggccaggtcgtgtgactcaTATGGtcaggagacacgcccgtgtctctggccatGTTGGCATTCAatatagggacacacggccatgtcccagcccctGTCTATGCCTGTgtgggtatactgacttgggacACACGatcaaaccacacgcccgtgtgctaggccatgtgagtatactgacttaggtcacacagccaaaCTACACatccgtatgctaggccgtgtgagctatttgagcatactgacttgtgaaaattaaaatatacaggagacacacggctgagacacacgcccgtgtctctgcccttatggacaaaaataagttccaagccacatttctcacccaatttggtaccaacctaaacacaacaatttgcgtatcaacaagccataacaaggcattcaaatcaagccaaaatcaaatctTAAACATGTATTGTCACAACatataaccaatatgcccttaggcacctcaaatgacaacttaatAACATGTCAACCAAATATCCAAAATTTACCTAGATATTcaaatgcatatatgcataattgtaccaaGTATACTATTTCAACTAATCATCAATATACCTATAagtttccatcattcaaccatattaaATACACATTAAATATGATAAGACTATATATATAAACAAGTCAAAATGTACCATAcacaagccattcaaatggctagtCTCAACCAAACATTTATATACCATTAATGgccaaaataacatatacatgccattataaccgaattaatttactaaaagtaccaaaatggcagatggatagtgtgatataactccgaccagcttccaacccactctagcttctgaattactataagacacggaaaataacacagagtaagcatttaagcttagtaagttcgtataatacagaatttaacttaccatttaatcacatttaaagtaagcatacaaacatatccaaaccaatttggccaaaagcctaaacacatatcctcaacatGTTAGCCATTTAAATCATATAAATGATCCAACACACATGGATGAATTCATCAAGTAATcacatttcatgaatttcatgtatatatcggtaatagttcatatcgaactcatataatttCATAACAGAATTGTGCCCGTTAAaacatttagaatatcgttggatacacggttagtacacacgaggtgtattgaactataatccgtcaatttatattcatatatgctcatacgagctgtaaacgggaagctcctccgagctgaataacgggaagctcataagagctgaatatcgagaagctcatgcgagctgtATAACAGACTGCTCGTAAGAGTTgtataacaggaaactcataagagttgtaaatcgagaagctcataagacttgtggtgtgtccgcaacacatgcaggacatCAACCACAAtcaataaccctaatgacattgtcatttgtatcctatgaatttctTAATGTTCAAATGGGACTCGGTAATTATTGGATATAGAACCGGTAATTATTCATGGCAATAGtacaattcacaaacaataattcaatttaatacatatgaatgtacaatttaattacacgtaCTTACCTCGGTAAATGTACGTAGATACGGAGGTAACTaatccaatattttctctttacctcGATTTAGCTCTGTATGAGGTTTATTCAGATCCAAATGAGAAAAATAAGCTTTCTAAAACttaagcttccatggctagggttttcatttttttcttttggtataagatgatgataatagatgataataaattattttattaatttatcatcactttattattactttttccaaaattaaccttaaaaatttattaaatttccaatgatgaataatcatactTATCCACTAAgcattttaatggtctaattactatataaggacctctaatttacaatttcatagctatttaatacctttagctattagaattcaacctttgcacttaatgcaatttagttattttcatcaaattaggtatgtaaacagtaaaatttcttaacgaaatttatatactgtagaccataaaatagtattaaaataaattttcttttgccTTCGGATTTGTGGCCCCTAAACCATCGAAtggatttcactaaaaatgggctgttatagtTTTCGTATCAAGTTTGAGATGATCTTGTGTCATACATGCAGAAGTACATGTATGAGGCCCAAAATGCAACTTGTACTCGTCAATTGCACCCTTCTACTGACctccaacactctccaatatataatgttGGTTTAGACACAACAATTTTGTAGTCAAGTGACACGTTCATGCTATACCACTTAATGGAAAATACGTAGTCTTCCTTGTTCGCAAATTTTTGGCCCACGAACAACCTTTATTTTTTGGGATCTGCGGCCAATAGGTGAGTAGGTAGTATATCGGGGTATTCAGAAAACTTGAATGCATGCACTGCATCGGGATCTACGACCGACATATGGGTCCTAGGATCATTGCATATGACAATGCCTTAACTTGGGTTCCCGGCTAAATACACGCAAACATTTCCATCATCATTCACGTATTCGTCGTCAATATCATTCGAGACCTCGTCTAAATCGAGATCACTATAATCTTCAATATCATCATCAGAATGACTATTATTATCATATTCATCTTCACCATTTGCATCAATCTCAATCAACACCGGATGTATTTGTAAATGAGACCCCAATTAAGGTTCTCAAATATAGGTAGAGCATTAAGATCGATGTCAAACTCGCGTACAGACAATCACTTATCGACAAACGCTCCGGGAACCTTCGTACATGAATCTTGAACTCCATATTGTTCACTTAATGGAGTGAAATATTCAATTGGGTCCACATCAGCTAACTTAGCAAACAACTAAATCGATTCAGTGTTCACACTCTCAATCGGGCAATAAAGTgtgaccattgtctccacgtttTCATCTTCTACAAGTTCTATCTTGGTAAATTTGATGGGATTTTATGAAACTAGGAATTTGTAGAATAGTTTTGACATCCTCCTCCCACAACATCTAACAATTTTTGCACTATCCTTTCTTTCATATCATCAACAGacatatttctattaaatctcattgttaTTTGTTGGCAATATTCAAATATATAACTAATTATTGTTCTTAAAATTACTCTATCAAAATAATGTATACATAGAgctgattatccatcttcaataccaaatttgtaaaaataattaaaataattaaatttgtcaataattatttgaaaaataagatttggctataaataatataatataatataatataattaattattgtacTAGCCTTacaaatctttttttcttttctcttctacaattttttttcctttcttcttatcaGTTAGATGCTACAACCCTTTAAGAAAACACATAAAATTCCTACAACCCTTTaagaaaacacaaaaattttatatatataagggTCCGGTGCCGCCTGCAAGCGCCCCTTCAAACTTGGTGCCGCCTAACAATGCCTTTCCAACCATGATATAGCCTGAAATTCCCCTTCCAACACTAACCCCTAAACCGTATTGTtaaggatcgacccgattaagtaacaagtaaaaaaatagcggaataaattgaaaaattgaacacacaaatttaacgtggaaaaacccctccaaagaggataaaaaatcacgggtaaagataattttactataatgccaaaagaacgaatagtacaaaagatggagataaaaactaaaccccaaaaataaaaaactttcaaaacgtgaacaaaaaattctctaaatgtgttatgagttataatatctaatgggtgtattttctaaggttgtaaaaaagcctatttatacgACAAATTAATAggttaaataataagaaaatctagactaatcagagtttgattgaaacaaataaacagagtttaactagaaggttatttctcaaatttgaatgaaataggagtcatacttaacaaatctccaccttgactcatatttccacaacgccatctttgctaAAGCCTGCCacaggcctatcttgaactatgcagggaattaactaactcaaatttgtacttagaaactggaagacttgtAGCCTTCAACTTGTACACTGTCatatcaaaactaacccgggtatgattttcacaaacacagtgccctaacttttcaaaacctgtatccaaaagagaacctctgttcaacgaaacggtcatatctttttccctcctatgaccaagttgcctctactccaaacgagttgacttcgactccgtaATGAATGAGGGACGTCtaatttcaccggtcactgtagaaccttccagaatataaagactgccaattttttttaccttttaacaaaacgagagctccacgagatactttaatgccactcgactcgatgttgattctacatcctttcgagtctaaaatactcaatgagatgagattctttcgtaaatcaggtacatacctgacatctgagagtgtcctaatcgtcccatcgtgtatcataattttaacagtaccaataccaattaccttactagatgaatcgtttcccatgcgcacaactccaccttcaaccgatcTGTATGTGgaaaaccattctctattgggacacacgTAGAAAGAACaacccgaatctaggatccactcggatgtAAGCTtagagttatcgctcgttgacactaaaaagaaatcatcaccgctttcattggtcaaattagcaccagccgttactctcagcagctcttttatttcgtagTTTATATCAATCTActttgatgtgacctaactttttacaatagcgacaccttttgtctcatttcttttatgctaccaaaacggaagcttgtctatctgccttgctatccacaCCAAACTCATTatagagtttgtctctactcaacaaataacCCTTCACGTATTCGAACGAGAAtttgtctctaccataaatcaaTGTCCTCCTTGAAAAACTTGTATGaaaggggtaaagagcacaataatagcatagcttgatcttcatcgtcaatctgaacctcaacgttctttaaatcatttaaaagagtaatgatttgactgatgtgatctctaagaaagTCACATTCATTCATGCAAAAtgtaaatagatgttgtttcaacactaaacgattagccagagacttagtcgcataaagagtttctaaccttttccacaaagcggataaggtcttctccatcaatacctcatTCAATACTATATTTGCGAGGCACAATTGGATTGTAGataaggccttttcatcaagctcttccctttctgtttgatttagattctcaggctttttcccggtaacaatTTTTTTCAAGCCGGTTTGAACTAAAATTGTCATCATCCGAACTTACCACAAATTAAactttgtctcaccatcgaacttctcaatttcaaaccttgttgctgccatctctgaacgagctaatctatgaaaattaaactagctctgataccacttgttggagatcgacccgattaagtaacaagtaaaaaaatagcagaataaattaagaaattaaacacacacatttaacgtggaaaaaccccttcaaataggataaaaaaccataggcaaagataattttactataatggcaaaagaacgaagagtacaaaagatggagataaaaactaaacctcgaaaacaaagaacccaaaaataaagaaccctcaaaacgtaaacacaaaattctctaaatgtgttatgagttctaatctctaatgggtgtattttctaaggttgtaaaagagcctatttataggctaaattcataggtcaaataaaaaaatctagactaattagagtttgattgaaacaaataaacaaagtttatCTAGAAGATTCTTtcttaaatttgactgaaataagaGTCATACTTAACACATATAAATCCCTATATTTACCTGGTATAAGTGTGATATATCGGTGCCGCCATATAGAGTGGCACCAccaataaaatattagttttttatcAAAGTTATTATGGCCTAATGGTAGTAGCCTTATGATAAGGACAAAAAAATGGGTGGTGTTGCCACCTTATCAGGTACCACCCGGTATTACTGTTTATGGCAtatcatttttgtaaataatgtGATAGCCCTActatttaagttattaaattaattttttttatattattgagataaaaagtccctttaaattaatattttaacagaAGTGATTAATGTTATTAACTATTTCTATGAAGAGAAGTTACAATAGATTGATTAAATCCAAAATTTTATCATGGTAGAAAAGATCAGCCATAATTAAACTATTTTTGGAAGAATGCGTCAAAGCATATTTGTTCTGCCAATAGGATAGGAGGGATGAAACTCAAGCGTCGTCTGAACAAGTTTGACAAAAGATTGGTTCACATATTCCGTGGCTGAATCCATTAACCTACTGACATACGCAAAGATTTCAAACAGAAAATATATTGatgtaaacattttttttataaccacgtatatatttattcttttaatttgactataatagatataattttaGGATTGGATCCAACAACCCATCAATAAAGATTAAAACTTTATGTTTAACTTGAAAGAGGAAAAATGTACTATCAATATATTAAGATTTTTAAGGCACAGTAGAAGAAAAGAATTATTGGATTCTCATATAATTAATCAGATATTATGATCATCTAATGAAAGCAATACAAGAGACAGACAAAAAACCGTTAACCTTACTTTCGgtaatcatgaaatcatcaaaagGACAAATGAGGCTGTAAATCGaaagaattcttttttttttgtttgtttttggtCTTTCTGTGTCTGTCTCTCTGTTTCATGTGTCGTTTGTGTACTTTAGTGACAGTCACGAATCGCCGTTTCATGCTCTGttaaagtttataactttaaTCATTATAACCACCACTATCCCTACCTTTGTttgattttcatctttttctttcatttctttccaCCCATTTTTCTCAATCATTAAATACATCAGAAACGTGGATTCAGCAATTTGAAGTTAAAACACAGAGGTTTTTTATTTGGAACAAGAGCTGCACTTTGAAGTATTTCAGTATATAATCCATATAATAAACAAAAACTAAAACCCCAATAAAAACGAAAAATAGAAGTagatacttatgaaagaaatgaaaaagggaaGCATGCGAGGGATTGTTCATGAGTGTTTCTTTAAGGCTCCATCAACATAGCTTGCATGTGAAAGCTCTGTTAACCATTCAAACGTTCTATTACGTGACAAAGCTtgctttcctttccttttcttctttgtCTTCAATTCTTGCAGCAGCTTTTTCTTGTCTTCCATGGCGGCATTGTCCTTGCTACTTTTAGTCATAATTACGTTGTTCAATGGAACTGTTCCAATTGCATCTACTGAACATTTGCATCCACTGAATGAGCCTATTCTCTTTCCCAAGGACCCTTTGTTCGAATCCTGCGGATTTTTCACCACTTCACCACTTTTGTTAACAAtcttgctgctgctgctgttcTTGGTGCTTGAACTGCTGTTACTGCTATTACAACTGCTGTTTCTACTCACAGAATTTTTATTgccattgttgttgttgttgttgctacGGGCTTTCAAGTCTTTTAATTCGAGCTCTGGTGCTCGAACTAAGCCTAACCTGAAAAAATCCCACATCGATGATGATTTCTGGGTTCGGCTGCTGACATTGATGGGACGAGTTCTGGACGATCTTATTTGGGGTTTGGGACTTGGATGAGTGTTGAAGTTGTTTCTGATTTTCATTGGCTTTGAACTGGAACTGAATGTTCTTGGTGTAACTGTGATGGAATTATAGCTGCTGCTTCTGCTGCTGCTACTACTGGCACTTGTGAACCTACTCAATGAACCATGGTCCATGGATTCTGACCTCGACAAGCACCGGCTAGTGTTGAGGCTATCTTGGCGGCACCACCCTGTGAGCCCACTATCTGAACTAACTGAGAGGCGCAGGGGTAGAATTTGGCCTTGAAAGAACACTTCATCAGCAGCACACATTTCTAGTTCGGTTGAAAGAGAGCCACACAATGAACCAAAGTTGAAATCTTCATCTGTTTTAAGTGCTTGGGGTTCCTCGCCATCTTCCTCGTTCTTTGTCTGGGTTCGCTCCTCTTTAGTCAAATTGACCGGCAGATCACACAAAGACAATGCTTCATCTTCCTCAGCTTCCCATTTCGCATCATCCTCACAGATAATCTCAGAACATCCCATGgcttcaaagttcaaacaaactGAAACTTTTTGTAATTCAGAAACACTGTTAGGGAAGCAACAAGGGGTGCAGAAAAAGTGGGTTTTTTATACAGCAAAAACTAgacaaatttgaattttatagagagagagagagaaagggaaATAGGGAGACAAGTGGAATATAAAGCAAAAGCTACGGCAAAAGCAAGAATAAAGAAACAATAGAAAATGCAGAAGTCAGTGCAGGCGAAGCAAACCGGGGGGGGGGGTGTCTTCTTTCTTGTTTGAGAAAGAAGCATAGGGGGACCCAATCAGGCCGGTCATTAcccaatagctatcagtcaagctACTAATATTTATGGACTCTCACTTTCACCAATACAATTGTGGTGGAGGCCAAAGgaggttcaatttttttttatgccCTTGTGGGGCTAAAACCTAAAGAATAATAGCTACAAGACAACACAATCTAGGACTAGGCATGCAAGATTTATACAATTCTACACAAACATCTACTTTGGAGCATGAAAATTGGAaagaaaatctataaaaaaagaaaaaaaaaaaaaggaatgctAATCCACTGTGTTAACCAATGATAGAAATTCTCTTTTGTTTgcagcaaaaaagaaaaagggagggGGGGTATAGGATACCATCTATGGCATTTACATTCTTTTGGGTATattcaataaaagaaaatatacaacTGTTGATGATGGCATTTACATTCTTGAGATGGAGACTAATGGAGACTAGAGACAGATGGGTTGGTGctatttttattatacataaaaaagaaaagaaaaaaaatatgggcGTTTAAAACTTTTAATGTATAGACTATAGAGTAGGTGAGCATGGTTTTTGGTTAAGGGACAGGTTGTGACTTATGTGGTGCAAATTAGAGCTTTAAAGATTTGAATCTTTATGGCCATGGGGAGACCTATtggggttttctttatttttattttttaaatctttgTTCTAGAAAGGTATTTTAGCCTTTTGCTGATGAAAGCAGGAAAGGAGTGAGTTGGTTGTATAGATAAAGTTATATTGTAACAGCctagagtaaaaaaaaaattcaaattaaaaaaatccttATTTTCATTTCTTAGCTATTAACTCTTTTTATAAGAAAAATCTGAAGATTAAGTTCATGGACCACTTAAAATATAGTATTTTAGATTGAAAAAGTAATGCCCAAAGTTACCTGAGTGGCATTCACCATAGCCACCAAGAACAGGGCCAAGTAACATGTTCTGTTTAAATTTCCAGTGAGTTTGAAAATTGAAATTGGAAGAGCTTTTCAATTTCGTTTATTTCAATCTAGAAATAAGTAAATAACCCTTAAATCTCCAATTCtttattaaatcattttttttatttgttgcaGATACACTTAGGtatgacttatatatatattatcaattaattataattagacGTATAACCTTAGATAAGATATCTTAAATGTGATACAACCAGTAAAAAAAttggatttaaaaattttgagataataattttgagtttcagacctttaatttagatttttttttcttttgacacTCAACAGTATTGGTATCtcttattttatgaaaaacaaattagcatgtctcatattattattttaaataaaacaaacttttagaaaaaaaaaactagttgagtcttaactcaattggCACGAGCATAtttgccaatacaggaagacgtGAGTTTGAGTGTTCTGACTATGAGCTCAACAACTTAACGTTGATAATATTGAGATTGAAGTTGATGCTACTTttgtaattcattttatgaaAATTACTCTA is part of the Gossypium hirsutum isolate 1008001.06 chromosome D11, Gossypium_hirsutum_v2.1, whole genome shotgun sequence genome and encodes:
- the LOC107913262 gene encoding DEP domain-containing protein DDB_G0279099 — its product is MGCSEIICEDDAKWEAEEDEALSLCDLPVNLTKEERTQTKNEEDGEEPQALKTDEDFNFGSLCGSLSTELEMCAADEVFFQGQILPLRLSVSSDSGLTGWCRQDSLNTSRCLSRSESMDHGSLSRFTSASSSSSRSSSYNSITVTPRTFSSSSKPMKIRNNFNTHPSPKPQIRSSRTRPINVSSRTQKSSSMWDFFRLGLVRAPELELKDLKARSNNNNNNGNKNSVSRNSSCNSSNSSSSTKNSSSSKIVNKSGEVVKNPQDSNKGSLGKRIGSFSGCKCSVDAIGTVPLNNVIMTKSSKDNAAMEDKKKLLQELKTKKKRKGKQALSRNRTFEWLTELSHASYVDGALKKHS